In Solanum pennellii chromosome 3, SPENNV200, a single window of DNA contains:
- the LOC107014536 gene encoding uncharacterized protein LOC107014536 isoform X1, with amino-acid sequence MSKHKERSLNELYNVTFTLSKPKITPLLRGSHRMQGPFVEPICSFQTNTVSTVINKESIPCTQNQTVGGRLVAGSCNVCSTPCSSCFPASQSLMESKVDELSGETVTSDGAVLAELKDPKSFEGLDDNMSCIVGGDEANKFSSFSKMSEDKSNLQCSSTSTGKTINNQTSAGCAHVKVEADEGSPIDHSRQNESSGEENNKAPTEATSSRNVHSTGDCLENNHSSLKNDVTSEASDDLPADTCPEKNDQKNVGSPVSSDTKNALQSHQMDESEESDVEELDVKVCDICGDAGREDLLAICCKCTDGAEHTYCMREMLQKVPEGDWMCEECKFDEEMRNRKEDRSVKFDGNGKSYPTGQKIAVGSTGLTIKTESKPPDFDGDIASDPKTPGKRRMDDTEVYSAAKKQALEPVPASPKTLSPNKLPALSRESSFKNSDKGKLKSANQISSGGLSVHDTPAWGSRLQTSRGTFSKSNSFSSLAAKRKVLLVDEGFLPKQKLVRESTGLDVKESSTRSMNKSMSFRSISTSRNNVSESKVKMLSPKFPPAQDKGQMQTKERNQFERKNSFRSERSPGTSVPSRTDQRSAFRGDPSPLPSSSNIRDSRTGQLDSKPMSLLKSSGAVARRTQDISVHSDEAKKKTSHTSMSTGAPAANKISSSDQRPDQSSARDDSLPNSCIAERPTSNTGEGPSDGLPQPSESKYVGERIKESSGRRLKHTGTGTKSLFCQKCKGSGHLTDGCTVDVSELFASDVSAVRNSREAPNGTSNLKAAIEAAMLKKPGVCWKNRVVDQSDDLAVSNTNAETTAPDPLCGSSSRRMLSSNEDGHGVPLNSITGSHKQEIGSLRQLSVLPAEALTGAGNLVPILLSDGKSSLVDLHRYSQAAISILSKTAFPEHEYIWQGAFEVQKSGRTLDLCDGIQAHLSSCASPNVLDAVHKFPQKVLFNEVSRLSTWPIQFQEYGVKEDNIALFFFAQDIGSYERCYKILLENMIRNDTALKANLQGVELLIFPSNRLPEKFQRWNMMFFLWGVFRVKKVQATTTGKPSLVPQDTPKLITPFPENIHCLGPVDNVTSGNVPMDVEVTAPKKSSCPLVNGNVDSIAAQVCKGDSADTNVEHLEPRSMSSVPVSHMDVAPERRQFGIFQVVGDAGRECKVEVPSNSAPAANSQPSRSVNEAAGHMQEKTSVGSMEKGFSSTNGRKFEINLEDEYKDEEASETSGSAATEPTRKALNNDVSNHLKRPRSVDTVMPYADSGVNRATRLFNDNDLVEEAHHDKKLKTSIGGSYGNSEQTSCSSDDFLSRMRGSSYGPYLPDTGYDEVLSKAPVPECTESAERYFFPVDPNPGKASSTPWQMHHPDNDRHSDRVPNLELALGGESNSQTRGIPPFLVGKVDKKIIQLQGGETQSLTQGIPPFLVGKVDKKIIQDQGGETHPPTPGIPPFLVGKVDKRIIKDHGGETHPATPGIPSFLVGKVDKKVSQDHSSAKEAVGVEEVEDVSASLSLSLSFPFPEKEQQKGSVSQTEQAISETRRGNTPLLFFGGLGNK; translated from the exons ATGTCTAAGCATAAGGAAAGAAGTTTGAATGAGTTATACAATGTGACTTTCACTCTTTCTAAACCCAAG attACTCCTCTATTGAGGGGAAGCCATCGGATGCAAGGGCCGTTTGTTGAACCTATCTGTAGCTTCCAGACGAATACG GTGTCAACTGTAATCAATAAGGAATCTATCCCGTGTACTCAGAATCAGACTGTCGGTGGAAGACTAGTCGCTGGATCGTGTAACGTGTGCTCCACTCCTTGCTCTTCTTGTTTTCCTGCTAGTCAAAGTCTCATGGAGTCAAAAGTTGATGAATTATCTGGGGAAACAG TTACTTCAGATGGTGCAGTGCTTGCGGAGTTAAAGGATCCCAAATCTTTTGAAGGCCTTGATGACAACATGTCGTGTATCGTTGGAGGCGATGAAGCTAATAAATTCTCCAGCTTCAGTAAGATGAGTGAAGACAAATCAAATCTTCAGTGTTCTTCTACTTCTACTGGGAAGACTATAAATAATCAAACTTCTGCTGGATGTGCACACGTGAAAGTTGAGGCTGATGAGGGTAGTCCAATTGACCATAGTAGGCAGAATGAAAGCAGTGGGGAAGAAAATAATAAGGCTCCTACTGAGGCAACCTCTTCAAGAAATGTACATAGTACGGGAGACTGTTTGGAAAATAACCATTCATCATTAAAGAATGACGTGACATCTGAAGCTTCTGATGATCTACCTGCTGATACTTGTCCTGAGAAGAATGACCAAAAGAATGTTGGATCACCTGTGTCCTCTGATACAAAGAATGCCTTACAATCACATCAAATGGATGAGAGTGAGGAATCCGACGTTGAGGAGCTAGAT GTGAAAGTTTGTGATATATGTGGAGATGCTGGTCGGGAGGATTTACTTGCCATATGTTGTAAATGTACAGATGGTGCAGAACATAC TTATTGCATGcgagaaatgttacaaaaagtTCCAGAGGGTGATTGGATGTGCGAGGAATGCAAATTTGATGAGGAAATGAGAAATCGGAAAGAAGATAGATCTGTGAAGTTTGATGGAAATGGAAAAAGTTATCCTACTGGTCAAAAAATTGCAGTTGGCAGTACAGGCCTTACCATAAAAACGGAATCAAAGCCTCCTGATTTTGACGGTGACATAGCTTCTGACCCTAAAACTCCTGGCAAGAGGCGCATGGATGATACTGAAGTTTATTCTGCAGCAAAGAAGCAGGCTCTTGAACCAGTTCCGGCATCACCCAAAACACTGAGTCCCAATAAACTTCCTGCCCTTTCTCGTGAAAGTTCATTTAAAAACTCAGATAAGGGGAAGTTGAAATCTGCAAATCAGATTTCTTCTGGAGGTCTTTCTGTTCATGATACGCCAGCTTGGGGGTCACGACTACAAACTTCTAGAG GTACTTTTTCCAAGTCTAATTCTTTCAGTTCCCTGGCTGCAAAACGAAAAGTGCTACTTGTAGATGAAGGTTTTCTGCCGAAGCAGAAATTGGTCAGAGAGTCCACTGGTCTTGATGTGAAAGAGAGTTCTACTCGATCAATGAACAAATCTATGTCATTTAGATCGATAAGCACTAGCCGCAACAATGTCTCTGAATCAAAAGTTAAGATGTTATCCCCTAAGTTTCCCCCTGCTCAGGACAAAGGACAAATGCAGACAAAAGAacgaaatcaatttgaaaggaAGAATTCTTTTAGATCAGAGCGTTCTCCCGGTACTTCTGTTCCTTCTAGAACCGATCAAAGATCAGCATTTCGAGGTGACCCTTCACCACTTCCTTCCTCAAGTAATATCCGTGATTCGCGAACAGGTCAGCTTGACAGCAAACCTATGTCACTATTGAAATCTTCTGGTGCCGTTGCTCGTAGGACACAAGATATATCTGTTCATTCAG ATGAAGCTAAGAAGAAAACATCTCACACATCCATGTCCACAGGAGCTCCTGCTGCCAATAAAATTAGTAGCTCTGATCAGCGACCTGACCAGAGTAGTGCAAGAGATGATTCTTTGCCGAACTCTTGTATTGCTGAGAGACCAACATCTAACACTGGTGAAGGTCCGTCTGATGGGCTGCCCCAGCCGAGTGAATCAAAATATGTTGGTGAGAGGATAAAGGAGAGTTCTGGGAGACGCTTAAAACACACTGGAACTGGTACTAAGTCACTCTTCTGCCAGAAGTGTAAAGGAAGCGGTCACTTGACAGATGGTTGCACTGTTGATGTGTCTGAATTATTTGCTTCTGATGTTTCTGCTGTAAGAAATTCTAGAGAGGCCCCAAATGGCACGAGCAATCTTAAAGCTGCAATTGAGGCGGCTATGCTAAAGAAGCCTGGAGTATGCTGGAAGAATAGGGTTGTTGATCAATCTGATGATTTAGCTGTGTCAAACACAAATGCTGAAACAACAGCTCCGGATCCATTATGTGGTTCAAGTAGCAGAAGAATGTTGTCATCCAACGAGGATGGCCATGGGGTGCCATTGAACTCTATTACTGGCTCTCATAAACAGGAAATCGGTAGCTTGAGGCAGCTGTCAGTGCTTCCTGCTGAAGCCCTTACCGGAGCAGGGAATCTGGTGCCTATTCTTCTGTCTGATGGAAAATCTTCACTTGTTGATTTACATAGATATTCACAAGCGGCAATATCGATACTTTCGAAGACAGCATTTCCAGAGCATGAATATATATGGCA GGGTGCTTTTGAGGTTCAGAAGAGTGGAAGAACTCTTGACTTATGTGATGGAATTCAGGCTCATTTATCAAGTTGTGCATCACCCAACGTTCTTGACGCAGTACACAAATTTCCTCAAAAGGTCCTCTTTAATGAGGTATCACGATTGAGTACTTGGCCAATACAATTTCAGGAGTATGGtgttaaagaagataatattGCACTGTTCTTTTTTGCTCAAGATATTGGAAG CTATGAGAGATGCTACAAAATTTTGCTGGAGAATATGATTAGGAACGACACGGCTCTCAAAGCGAATCTTCAAGGTGTTGAACTTCTGATATTCCCATCTAACCGACTTCCTGAAAAATTTCAAC GGTGGAATATGATGTTCTTCCTATGGGGTGTCTTTAGAGTGAAGAAGGTGCAGGCAACAACAACTGGAAAGCCATCTCTTGTACCCCAAGATACTCCAAAATTAATCACGCCTTTTCCGGAGAATATACATTGTCTCGGACCTGTAGACAATGTTACAAGTGGTAATGTTCCTATGGATGTTGAGGTAACTGCTCCAAAGAAGTCTAGCTGTCCATTAGTTAATGGAAATGTTGATTCTATAGCGGCCCAAGTATGTAAAGGTGACTCTGCAGACACAAATGTGGAGCATCTGGAGCCTAGATCCATGAGTTCTGTACCGGTCAGCCACATGGATGTTGCCCCAGAGAGGAGACAGTTTGGCATTTTCCAG GTGGTTGGAGATGCTGGACGTGAATGCAAAGTGGAAGTGCCAAGTAATTCTGCACCAGCTGCCAATTCTCAGCCATCCCGCTCTGTTAATGAAGCTGCAGGTCATATGCAGGAGAAAACTTCTGTGGGCAGCATGGAGAAAGGCTTCAGTAGCACAAATGGTAGGAAATTTGAGATAAATCTGGAAGATGAATATAAAGATGAAGAGGCATCTGAAACGAGTGGAAGTGCAGCTACGGAACCGACACGGAAGGCGCTCAATAATGATGTGTCGAACCACCTGAAACGTCCACGTTCAGTGGACACCGTGATGCCATATGCTGACTCTGGAGTTAATCGAGCAACTCGACTTTTTAATGATAATGACCTAGTTGAAGAGGCACACCATGACAAAAAGTTGAAGACTAGTATTGGTGGATCTTATGGTAATAGCGAGCAAACTAGTTGTTCCAGTGATGATTTTTTGTCACGGATGCGTGGTTCCTCTTATGGACCCTACCTTCCGGATACTGGGTATGATGAAGTTCTGAGTAAGGCACCTGTTCCGGAGTGCACAGAGAGTGCTGAAAGATATTTCTTCCCTGTTGATCCAAATCCTGGTAAGGCTAGCTCAACGCCTTGGCAAATGCATCATCCAGACAATGATCGGCATAGTGATAGAGTCCCGAATCTTGAGCTAGCATTAGGTGGTGAGTCAAATTCACAGACTCGGGGAATCCCACCCTTTTTAGTTGGGAAAGTAGACAAGAAAATCATTCAGCTCCAAGGTGGTGAGACACAATCGCTGACTCAGGGCATCCCACCCTTTTTAGTTGGGAAAGTAGACAAGAAAATCATTCAGGACCAGGGTGGTGAGACACATCCGCCAACACCGGGAATCCCACCCTTTTTAGTTGGGAAAGTAGACAAGAGAATCATTAAGGACCATGGCGGTGAGACACATCCGGCAACTCCAGGAATCCCATCCTTTTTAGTCGGGAAAGTAGACAAGAAAGTGAGTCAGGACCATTCTTCAGCTAAGGAAGCAGTTGGAGTGGAGGAGGTAGAGGATGTCTCTGCTTCTCTCTCCCtttctctttcatttcctttCCCGGAAAAGGAACAACAGAAAGGTTCTGTTTCACAAACTGAGCAG
- the LOC107014536 gene encoding uncharacterized protein LOC107014536 isoform X4 gives MQGPFVEPICSFQTNTVSTVINKESIPCTQNQTVGGRLVAGSCNVCSTPCSSCFPASQSLMESKVDELSGETVTSDGAVLAELKDPKSFEGLDDNMSCIVGGDEANKFSSFSKMSEDKSNLQCSSTSTGKTINNQTSAGCAHVKVEADEGSPIDHSRQNESSGEENNKAPTEATSSRNVHSTGDCLENNHSSLKNDVTSEASDDLPADTCPEKNDQKNVGSPVSSDTKNALQSHQMDESEESDVEELDVKVCDICGDAGREDLLAICCKCTDGAEHTYCMREMLQKVPEGDWMCEECKFDEEMRNRKEDRSVKFDGNGKSYPTGQKIAVGSTGLTIKTESKPPDFDGDIASDPKTPGKRRMDDTEVYSAAKKQALEPVPASPKTLSPNKLPALSRESSFKNSDKGKLKSANQISSGGLSVHDTPAWGSRLQTSRGTFSKSNSFSSLAAKRKVLLVDEGFLPKQKLVRESTGLDVKESSTRSMNKSMSFRSISTSRNNVSESKVKMLSPKFPPAQDKGQMQTKERNQFERKNSFRSERSPGTSVPSRTDQRSAFRGDPSPLPSSSNIRDSRTGQLDSKPMSLLKSSGAVARRTQDISVHSDEAKKKTSHTSMSTGAPAANKISSSDQRPDQSSARDDSLPNSCIAERPTSNTGEGPSDGLPQPSESKYVGERIKESSGRRLKHTGTGTKSLFCQKCKGSGHLTDGCTVDVSELFASDVSAVRNSREAPNGTSNLKAAIEAAMLKKPGVCWKNRVVDQSDDLAVSNTNAETTAPDPLCGSSSRRMLSSNEDGHGVPLNSITGSHKQEIGSLRQLSVLPAEALTGAGNLVPILLSDGKSSLVDLHRYSQAAISILSKTAFPEHEYIWQGAFEVQKSGRTLDLCDGIQAHLSSCASPNVLDAVHKFPQKVLFNEVSRLSTWPIQFQEYGVKEDNIALFFFAQDIGSYERCYKILLENMIRNDTALKANLQGVELLIFPSNRLPEKFQRWNMMFFLWGVFRVKKVQATTTGKPSLVPQDTPKLITPFPENIHCLGPVDNVTSGNVPMDVEVTAPKKSSCPLVNGNVDSIAAQVCKGDSADTNVEHLEPRSMSSVPVSHMDVAPERRQFGIFQVVGDAGRECKVEVPSNSAPAANSQPSRSVNEAAGHMQEKTSVGSMEKGFSSTNGRKFEINLEDEYKDEEASETSGSAATEPTRKALNNDVSNHLKRPRSVDTVMPYADSGVNRATRLFNDNDLVEEAHHDKKLKTSIGGSYGNSEQTSCSSDDFLSRMRGSSYGPYLPDTGYDEVLSKAPVPECTESAERYFFPVDPNPGKASSTPWQMHHPDNDRHSDRVPNLELALGGESNSQTRGIPPFLVGKVDKKIIQLQGGETQSLTQGIPPFLVGKVDKKIIQDQGGETHPPTPGIPPFLVGKVDKRIIKDHGGETHPATPGIPSFLVGKVDKKVSQDHSSAKEAVGVEEVEDVSASLSLSLSFPFPEKEQQKGSVSQTEQAISETRRGNTPLLFFGGLGNK, from the exons ATGCAAGGGCCGTTTGTTGAACCTATCTGTAGCTTCCAGACGAATACG GTGTCAACTGTAATCAATAAGGAATCTATCCCGTGTACTCAGAATCAGACTGTCGGTGGAAGACTAGTCGCTGGATCGTGTAACGTGTGCTCCACTCCTTGCTCTTCTTGTTTTCCTGCTAGTCAAAGTCTCATGGAGTCAAAAGTTGATGAATTATCTGGGGAAACAG TTACTTCAGATGGTGCAGTGCTTGCGGAGTTAAAGGATCCCAAATCTTTTGAAGGCCTTGATGACAACATGTCGTGTATCGTTGGAGGCGATGAAGCTAATAAATTCTCCAGCTTCAGTAAGATGAGTGAAGACAAATCAAATCTTCAGTGTTCTTCTACTTCTACTGGGAAGACTATAAATAATCAAACTTCTGCTGGATGTGCACACGTGAAAGTTGAGGCTGATGAGGGTAGTCCAATTGACCATAGTAGGCAGAATGAAAGCAGTGGGGAAGAAAATAATAAGGCTCCTACTGAGGCAACCTCTTCAAGAAATGTACATAGTACGGGAGACTGTTTGGAAAATAACCATTCATCATTAAAGAATGACGTGACATCTGAAGCTTCTGATGATCTACCTGCTGATACTTGTCCTGAGAAGAATGACCAAAAGAATGTTGGATCACCTGTGTCCTCTGATACAAAGAATGCCTTACAATCACATCAAATGGATGAGAGTGAGGAATCCGACGTTGAGGAGCTAGAT GTGAAAGTTTGTGATATATGTGGAGATGCTGGTCGGGAGGATTTACTTGCCATATGTTGTAAATGTACAGATGGTGCAGAACATAC TTATTGCATGcgagaaatgttacaaaaagtTCCAGAGGGTGATTGGATGTGCGAGGAATGCAAATTTGATGAGGAAATGAGAAATCGGAAAGAAGATAGATCTGTGAAGTTTGATGGAAATGGAAAAAGTTATCCTACTGGTCAAAAAATTGCAGTTGGCAGTACAGGCCTTACCATAAAAACGGAATCAAAGCCTCCTGATTTTGACGGTGACATAGCTTCTGACCCTAAAACTCCTGGCAAGAGGCGCATGGATGATACTGAAGTTTATTCTGCAGCAAAGAAGCAGGCTCTTGAACCAGTTCCGGCATCACCCAAAACACTGAGTCCCAATAAACTTCCTGCCCTTTCTCGTGAAAGTTCATTTAAAAACTCAGATAAGGGGAAGTTGAAATCTGCAAATCAGATTTCTTCTGGAGGTCTTTCTGTTCATGATACGCCAGCTTGGGGGTCACGACTACAAACTTCTAGAG GTACTTTTTCCAAGTCTAATTCTTTCAGTTCCCTGGCTGCAAAACGAAAAGTGCTACTTGTAGATGAAGGTTTTCTGCCGAAGCAGAAATTGGTCAGAGAGTCCACTGGTCTTGATGTGAAAGAGAGTTCTACTCGATCAATGAACAAATCTATGTCATTTAGATCGATAAGCACTAGCCGCAACAATGTCTCTGAATCAAAAGTTAAGATGTTATCCCCTAAGTTTCCCCCTGCTCAGGACAAAGGACAAATGCAGACAAAAGAacgaaatcaatttgaaaggaAGAATTCTTTTAGATCAGAGCGTTCTCCCGGTACTTCTGTTCCTTCTAGAACCGATCAAAGATCAGCATTTCGAGGTGACCCTTCACCACTTCCTTCCTCAAGTAATATCCGTGATTCGCGAACAGGTCAGCTTGACAGCAAACCTATGTCACTATTGAAATCTTCTGGTGCCGTTGCTCGTAGGACACAAGATATATCTGTTCATTCAG ATGAAGCTAAGAAGAAAACATCTCACACATCCATGTCCACAGGAGCTCCTGCTGCCAATAAAATTAGTAGCTCTGATCAGCGACCTGACCAGAGTAGTGCAAGAGATGATTCTTTGCCGAACTCTTGTATTGCTGAGAGACCAACATCTAACACTGGTGAAGGTCCGTCTGATGGGCTGCCCCAGCCGAGTGAATCAAAATATGTTGGTGAGAGGATAAAGGAGAGTTCTGGGAGACGCTTAAAACACACTGGAACTGGTACTAAGTCACTCTTCTGCCAGAAGTGTAAAGGAAGCGGTCACTTGACAGATGGTTGCACTGTTGATGTGTCTGAATTATTTGCTTCTGATGTTTCTGCTGTAAGAAATTCTAGAGAGGCCCCAAATGGCACGAGCAATCTTAAAGCTGCAATTGAGGCGGCTATGCTAAAGAAGCCTGGAGTATGCTGGAAGAATAGGGTTGTTGATCAATCTGATGATTTAGCTGTGTCAAACACAAATGCTGAAACAACAGCTCCGGATCCATTATGTGGTTCAAGTAGCAGAAGAATGTTGTCATCCAACGAGGATGGCCATGGGGTGCCATTGAACTCTATTACTGGCTCTCATAAACAGGAAATCGGTAGCTTGAGGCAGCTGTCAGTGCTTCCTGCTGAAGCCCTTACCGGAGCAGGGAATCTGGTGCCTATTCTTCTGTCTGATGGAAAATCTTCACTTGTTGATTTACATAGATATTCACAAGCGGCAATATCGATACTTTCGAAGACAGCATTTCCAGAGCATGAATATATATGGCA GGGTGCTTTTGAGGTTCAGAAGAGTGGAAGAACTCTTGACTTATGTGATGGAATTCAGGCTCATTTATCAAGTTGTGCATCACCCAACGTTCTTGACGCAGTACACAAATTTCCTCAAAAGGTCCTCTTTAATGAGGTATCACGATTGAGTACTTGGCCAATACAATTTCAGGAGTATGGtgttaaagaagataatattGCACTGTTCTTTTTTGCTCAAGATATTGGAAG CTATGAGAGATGCTACAAAATTTTGCTGGAGAATATGATTAGGAACGACACGGCTCTCAAAGCGAATCTTCAAGGTGTTGAACTTCTGATATTCCCATCTAACCGACTTCCTGAAAAATTTCAAC GGTGGAATATGATGTTCTTCCTATGGGGTGTCTTTAGAGTGAAGAAGGTGCAGGCAACAACAACTGGAAAGCCATCTCTTGTACCCCAAGATACTCCAAAATTAATCACGCCTTTTCCGGAGAATATACATTGTCTCGGACCTGTAGACAATGTTACAAGTGGTAATGTTCCTATGGATGTTGAGGTAACTGCTCCAAAGAAGTCTAGCTGTCCATTAGTTAATGGAAATGTTGATTCTATAGCGGCCCAAGTATGTAAAGGTGACTCTGCAGACACAAATGTGGAGCATCTGGAGCCTAGATCCATGAGTTCTGTACCGGTCAGCCACATGGATGTTGCCCCAGAGAGGAGACAGTTTGGCATTTTCCAG GTGGTTGGAGATGCTGGACGTGAATGCAAAGTGGAAGTGCCAAGTAATTCTGCACCAGCTGCCAATTCTCAGCCATCCCGCTCTGTTAATGAAGCTGCAGGTCATATGCAGGAGAAAACTTCTGTGGGCAGCATGGAGAAAGGCTTCAGTAGCACAAATGGTAGGAAATTTGAGATAAATCTGGAAGATGAATATAAAGATGAAGAGGCATCTGAAACGAGTGGAAGTGCAGCTACGGAACCGACACGGAAGGCGCTCAATAATGATGTGTCGAACCACCTGAAACGTCCACGTTCAGTGGACACCGTGATGCCATATGCTGACTCTGGAGTTAATCGAGCAACTCGACTTTTTAATGATAATGACCTAGTTGAAGAGGCACACCATGACAAAAAGTTGAAGACTAGTATTGGTGGATCTTATGGTAATAGCGAGCAAACTAGTTGTTCCAGTGATGATTTTTTGTCACGGATGCGTGGTTCCTCTTATGGACCCTACCTTCCGGATACTGGGTATGATGAAGTTCTGAGTAAGGCACCTGTTCCGGAGTGCACAGAGAGTGCTGAAAGATATTTCTTCCCTGTTGATCCAAATCCTGGTAAGGCTAGCTCAACGCCTTGGCAAATGCATCATCCAGACAATGATCGGCATAGTGATAGAGTCCCGAATCTTGAGCTAGCATTAGGTGGTGAGTCAAATTCACAGACTCGGGGAATCCCACCCTTTTTAGTTGGGAAAGTAGACAAGAAAATCATTCAGCTCCAAGGTGGTGAGACACAATCGCTGACTCAGGGCATCCCACCCTTTTTAGTTGGGAAAGTAGACAAGAAAATCATTCAGGACCAGGGTGGTGAGACACATCCGCCAACACCGGGAATCCCACCCTTTTTAGTTGGGAAAGTAGACAAGAGAATCATTAAGGACCATGGCGGTGAGACACATCCGGCAACTCCAGGAATCCCATCCTTTTTAGTCGGGAAAGTAGACAAGAAAGTGAGTCAGGACCATTCTTCAGCTAAGGAAGCAGTTGGAGTGGAGGAGGTAGAGGATGTCTCTGCTTCTCTCTCCCtttctctttcatttcctttCCCGGAAAAGGAACAACAGAAAGGTTCTGTTTCACAAACTGAGCAG